The sequence CTCCTGGACTACAAAGCGACGGTAAGGGGAGCGGACCAGCAAAGGGATGTGGCGGTGCTGGAGATATGCTGCAGCCCGGGCTTTACATCGATAGCCCTTGGAGACGCGCTGACACTGCAGCCCGGGACCGATGTCGTCGCCATAGGCTACGCGCTGGACCTAGAGGGCGGGCCGTCGGTAACGAAGGGGGTGGTCTCGGCCAATCGGTACGAGGCGACGGAGGACCGGTGGCTGGTGCAGACGGACGCGCCTCTGAAACCCGGCAATAGCGGCGGGCCGCTAATCTCCGCCGACGGACTGCTGGTGGGCATCAACACCTTCGGCATCCGAGCTATCTACGGCGTCAACGTGGAGAGCTTCGGGTTCGCCGTATCCGAGATAACCTTGAGTAAACTGTTACCTGGACTTGAGGGAAGATCTAGCCCGACTTCCTAGGGTCCGGGACGTTGACCACCATGAAGTCGCCTGCGTTGCGGGCCACGACTAGCTCCACAGGCTCCTTGGTCACGTTCTCTTCGACGTGGATAGTGAGAGGCGGCACGTAGAGGAAGTCACCGGCGCCGGCCTCCAGGGTATGCTGGAGCTTGTCGCCGTAGTACATGCGGATGCGGCCTTTCACGATGTAGATGCCGGATTCGGCGCCGCCGTGGTGGTGGGCGCCGCTGGGCCCGGGAGGCGCGGAGACAAAGCCCATCCAGAAGGACTTGCTATTGGTCAGGTCCGGGGCGATGCCGGCCTGTCGAACCATGCCTGGGGTCTGGGCGGTATTGGCGCTGCGCTGGCCAGGTTTAATGAGTCTGACGGGTTCCATTAGGCCTCCTTTTTCGAGTCGCTTCCTTTAGATTTAACGTCCCGCCACTTATTCAGGCGCTCCTGTGCTTCACCTTCCGCGCCCTGGCCGCTGGGCGTGTAGTAGCGGCGGCCCTTAAGGGATGGCGGGAGATGCTCCTGGGCGGCGAAGTGGCCTTCATACTCGTGGGCATACTTGTACTCCTTGCCGTACCCCATTCTGCGCATCAAGCGAGTCACGGCGTTCCGCAGATGGAGGGGGACAGGCTCATTGCGGGTCTTCTGCACGTCCTCCATGGCGGCGTTGAGGGCGGCGTAGGCGGAGTTGCTTTTGGGACAGGTGGCGAGATAGACGGTGGCCTCGGCCAGGGGGATGCGCCCTTCGGGGAGGCCGATAAGGTGGACGGCCTGCTGGGCGGCGACGGCGATGGCCAGGGCCTGGGGGTCCGCCAGGCCGATGTCTTCGGCGGCGAGGATGATCAGGCGTCGAGCGATGAAGAGAGGGTCTTCGCCGGCCTCCAACATGCGTCCGAGCCAGTAGAGGGCGGCGTCCGGGTCGGAGCCCCGAACAGACTTTATGAAGGCGGAGATGGTGTCGTAATGCTGGTCGCCGGCGCGGTCGTAGAGGATGGCGCGGCGCTGCAGAGCGTCCTCGACGGCGGGCAGCGTCACACGGCGGGCGCCGTTCTCCGACGGCACAGCGGCCTGGGCGGCCAGCTCCAGGGTGTTCAGCGCTACGCGGGCGTCGCCGTTGGACATGTTGACCAGGAAGTCCAGAGCCTCGGCGTCTAATTCAACCCTCAAGTCGCCAAGGCCGCGTTCTGAATCGGTGAGGGCACGCTCCACCAGGGAGCGGATGTGCCGGTCGTCAAGCTGATGGAGAGTGAAGACCCGGCTGCGGGAGAGCAGGGGAGAAATGACCTCGAAAGACGGGTTCTCCGTGGTGGCGCCGATGAGGGTGATGGTGCCGTCCTCGACGTGTGGGAGAGCGACGTCCTGCTGGGACTTGTTGAATCTGTGAATCTCGTCGATGAAGAGGATGGTGCGCTGGTTGTGGAGGGAGAGGCGTTCTTTGGCTTGGGCGATGATTCGGCGCAGGTCGGCCACGCCGGAGGTGACGGCGCTGACAGGCTCGAAGTGAGAGCTGGTCAAGCCGGCGATGAGGTTGGCGAGGGTGGTCTTGCCGCTGCCGGGAGGCCCCCAGAGGACCAGGGAGGGCACCTGGTCGGCCTGGATGGCGCGGCGCAGGACCTTTCCCGGCCCCACCAGATGCTCCTGGCCTAGGAACTCATCCAGGGTGCGGGGCCGCATGCGTGCGGCCAGAGGGGCGTGTTCCTGGCGCCTCTGTTCGCCGCGCTGCTTGAAGATGTCTAGAATCTCCAAGGCTATTCTCCCTGGTTATACATCCAGCCAATCCAAACATGACAATTGTAGCACTTTAGGCCTGTCTTTCTTGTCGTGTTGCTCCCAGCTGGCGGTCATGCTACGGTTTAAAAGTGATACACACGGGTGAAACACAAGCCTCAAGGGCGCCGTGGCGCCCGCTGGACGTATTCCTGGCAATTTTGATGGCCGTAATGGGGATATTAGCCCTGGTGGGCGGGCTTTTCCTGTTGACAGGCGAAGACAACGACGAGTCGCCGGTGGCGCTGAATGGCGCGGTGGCGATCACCAGCGCATTGCTGCTGTTGAGCGCGGCGGCTTTAGGCCCGTTGAAATACAGAGTCGGCATCGGCAGCCTTGGGCTGCGACCGCCCGGCAGGTGGGGTCCGGCGCAAATAGGGCTGCCTGTGCTGGCGCTGACAGTGGTGCTGGTGCTCACGGCCCTTTATGTGCAGGCGGCGGACGCGCTGGGACTGGAGGAGCTTCAGCCGCCGGACCTGCCTTTTGACGAGTACAGTCTCTTATCAAAGATCATCACCGGGATACTGATAGTGGGCGTGGGACCGCTGGCGGAGGAGGTGTTCTTCCGGGGGTTTGTGCTGCCGGGGCTGGCGAATCGATGGGGCACGACTATGGGGGCGATTTTGAGCGCCGCGCTTTTTGCCGTGGCTCACGGCGACATCGCATTGTTCGTGCCGACATTTGCGGCAGGACTGGCCCTGGGGTGGTTGTATCTGCGGACGGGATCGCTTTTCAGTCCTTTTCTCGCCCATGCCGGCCAGAACGCCATCGCCTTCAGCGTTACTATATGGGGGTAGGGTAACGTCACCCTTTGGGGTTGAGGGGCTTTGCACGGAAAGTGTATGTTGATCTCCTTCGGGGCCACCATTCCCTTTGTCCCCTTCCTCTTGACGCGTGATGCAAATTACATTCCTGGTCATAAGTGGGGCACCCTCATCACCCTTTGTCCCTCTTCTCCCGACTACGGGAGAAGAGGGAAATAAAAATAAATTACCACAACCTCCTCTAACTCCCCCTTCGGCCTGAAAGGCGAAGGGGGAGAACCAGAGCAGCCCCCCCCCCATTGCCGCCTGCTAAATGGCTCGCAGCTTCCCATAAACAAGCATATTATGGGAGAAAAATAAGCCCGGAACTTCCTTTAATGTCCATCATACGTTCTTCGCGAAGGGGAAAGAAAAAGGCCACTATACCCCCCTCCTTCGGTCAGGCTCCCCGACAAGTCGAGGGCAGGCAGGACGCTCCGATGGATCGGGCCGATCCTCCTACGGCGGACTGCCCCCTCTTTGAATAAATATCAAGGATGCGGAGACTCCGCGCTAAATGCTCAGTTAAGGTGGCAGAGCGTCTAACTGCCTCTTCATCCCTCAGGGGATACTCGGGACAGGTGCGATTCCATCGGACTCCGCTCCGATTATCATCGGGGTCTTGCGATTGAACAAAGATTAATGTGCTCGACACTGTATGTCAGTTTGGGGCGGAGCATTTCCAGGCCGAAGGGGGAGAACCAGATGGGAGCAGGCCCAAAGGTCCCCGCCGAAATGTTACGCCTCGTATCTATTTCCGGACCAGGGGTACACTGAGTTTTCGTGCAAAGCTGGGGGTGAGGGAGGCTAAGGCCTCAGCGCGGGCATGCTGTGATATACTGCTGTCATTTGGCGCCGAATTCAGTCATGTCCGCCGACCGTATCAAAGAGAAATTCGACAGCATAAAGGCCGAGAAAAGAACCGGTCTTATTCTATACCTAACCACGGGTTTTCCAGACCTGGCGGCTAGCCGGACTCTTGTGCCCGCCCTGGCTGAAGCTGGCGCCGACGCTATTGAGCTGGGCGTGCCTTTCAGCGACCCACTGGCTGATGGCGCGACTATACAGGCTTCCAGCTTTCAAGCGCTTAAGCAGGGTGTCACCTTGCAAGACTGTTTGGATCTGGCGGCAGGACTCAGGCCAAAGGTCCCGGACACGCCGTTAATTCTTATGGGATATTACAATCCTATCTATAGATATGGCCTTGAGAGGTTCTGCAAGAGGGCCCGGGAGGCAACGGTGGATGGGATAATTGTGCCCGACTTGCCGGTGGAAGAAGCGGGGCCGCTGCTGGAGGAGTGCAGGCGTCACAAGATACATCTTATCCCCCTCCTGGCTCCCACCAGCACAGAGGCGCGGATAGAGCAGGCGTGCGCCACAGCGTCGGGTTTTATTTACTGCGTCAGCGTGACCGGCGTGACGGGGTCACGGGAGGCGGTGCCGGCCGACATGCACAGCCTGGTGTCGAGGGTGAGGAGACACACGCCGCTGCCGTTGGCGGTAGGGTTCGGGATATCGAAGCGGGAGCATATGGAGGCGGTGGGGCGGTCGGCGGACGCGGCGATAGTCGGCAGCGCGCTGATTAAGACAATTCAGGAGGCGTCCAGGGACAAGATGCTGGATAGGGCGTCGCGTTTTGTGAGGGAGCTGCGGGGCCTGGAACCCGCGCTGCCACAGGGCGGCGAGTGATGGCAGGGTGCTGGGCTATTCGAGGCGCGACGACAGCGGAGGCGAACACCAAAGAGTCAATCCTTTCCTCCACCAAGGAGCTGCTGCAAACGATTGTCAAAGAGAACCGGATTGAGGCGTCGCAGATAGCGGCGGTCTGGTTCACCACAACATCGGATTTGAATGCGGTATTCCCGGCGCTAGCCGCGCGGCAGATGGGCTGGATGAACGTTGCGCTGCTGTGCGCTCACGAGATGGCGGTGCCTGGAAGCTTGCCCCAATGTATCCGCGTCCTTATACTCGTAAACACCGACAAAAATCCTAAAGAGTTAAAATACGTTTACCTGAAGGAGGCCGTGGGCCTCCGCACTCATGGACTAGAACCGCAGTCTTAGAGACGGCGGCTGAATCGCAGACAAGCCAAATGGAATGGAGATTTTCCGTGATAGTGGTAATGAAGCGGGGCAGCACCCCGGAGCAAATCGAAGCTGTCAAACAGCGCATCGAATCGCATGAGGGCCTGCAGGGGCATCTGTCCGGGGGCGTGGAGCGGACGGTTATTGGAGTAGTGGGGCAGATATTCCCCGAGTTGAAAGACGAGCTGGAGCGGCTGGAAGGCGTGGCCGAGGTTGTGCGAATTTCCAAGCCTTACAAGCTATCGACTCGCGAATTCAGGCCCCACGACACCATGGTGAAGGTTGGCGACGCACTGATAGGCGGGGCCGAGCCTGTGATGATGGCAGGGCCCTGCGCGGTAGAGAGCGAGGACCTGCTGATGGCGTGCGCCGAGCAGGTAAAGTCAGAGGGCGCTAAGATACTTCGCGGCGGCGCGTTCAAGCCTCGCACGTCGCCGTACAGCTTCCGAGGGATGGGTGTCCAGGGCCTCAAGCTGCTGGCCAAGGCGCGGGAGAAGTACGGCCTGCCTGTGGTTACAGAGGTGATGTCTACCGAGGACGTTGGCATGGTGGCATCGTATGCAGACATGCTGCAGATAGGGACTCGCAACGCCCAGAACTTCAATCTCCTGGAGGCCGTGGGAAAGACTCGCAAGCCGGTTTTGCTGAAGCGCGGGTTCTCCTCCTCCTACGAAGAATGGCTGCTGGCTGCTGAGTATGTGCTGTCCGGCGGCAACAATCAGGTAGTGCTGTGCGAGAGGGGCATACGCACCTTTGAGCCTTTCACCCGCTTCACCGTGGATATCAGCGCCGTGCCGGTAATAAAGAAGCTGAGCCATCTGCCCGTGATTGTGGACCCGAGCCATAGCACAGGCTCCTGGGAGCTGGTCACGCCCATTTCCCTGGCGGCCATTGCCGCGGGCGCCCACGGGATTATAGTGGACGTGCATCCCAATCCGACTGTGGCCAAGTGCGACGGCGCGCAGGCATTGACCTTTGACAAGTTCCACGATATGTCGGCCAAGATAAAGGCCGTGAGCATGGCCCTGAAGCCCGCCAAGGTCAAACAGCCAGCCTAGCTAAATCATGGCCTGGGCAATAGGCTTTGACCTGGGCGGCACCAACATGCGGTGCGGCCTGGTATCCGACCAGGGCGAGTTACTAGTCCACCGTACCAGGCCGACGCTGGCGCATCGCGGCCCAGAGGCTGTGATCGCGGACATCGCCGCGCTCATACGGGAAGTCCTACAGGAGGGCGGCAGGCGGGTGGCCGGCGTCGGCATGGCGTCGCCTGGGCCGTTGAACCCCAAGACGGGAGTGGTGCTGAGGACGCCCAACCTTCGATGGAATAACGTGCCGCTGAAGGACAAGCTGGAGCAGGCGCTGGGACTGCCTACAACTGTCGACAATGACAGCCAGATGACGGCCTATGGGGAATGGTGGAAGGGGGCGGCGCAGGGTTACAGCCACGTTCTATGCTTAACCCTGGGTACGGGAGTTGGCGGCGGAGTGCTGATTAATGGCCGGATATACCACGGGTACAGTGGGTCGGCGGGACACATCGGGCACCTGATAGTGGAGCCTGGGGGAGCGCGATGCGGCTGCGGCGCTGTGGGCTGCCTGGAGGCCTACGCGTCGGCGACAGCTATAGCCCGCCGGGCGCGGGAGCGGCTGGCGGAGGGGAGGAAGTCGGTCATCATTAGATGCGCCGGCAATTTAGAGAGCCTTACCTCTTACAATGTTTACCAGGCCGCTTTAGATGGGGACACGCTGGCGTTGGAGATATTTGCCGAGGTGGGGCATTACCTGGCGCTGGCGTTGACATCGGCCATACCGCTTTTCGACCCGCAGGTGGTGGTTATCAGCGGGCAGGCAGCTGAGGCTGGAGACTTTATTTTCAAGCCATTAAGGAAGCGACTAGGAGAGCTGCTGAAGCTGCGGCCCGCGGTGCCTGTACTACCCAGCACCTTGGGCGATGACGCCGGCATTATTGGCGCGGCGGGAGTGGTGTTTTTGGGCGGGCGTCCATCGATTGACTAGCGTATGACTGGAGGTGGTCGACAATGACAAAGCGTACAGCGATTAAGGGCGGATGGGTGGTGGGCTGGGGCAAGAAGGGACATGAGATGCTGGAGGGCGGGTGCGTGGTGACGGAAGGGGACAGAATAGTCTTTGTTGGATTTCCTGATGACCCCGAATGCCCCAAAGCAGATAACACGATAGACGCGCGGGGCAAGATTGTTCTGCCCGGCCTTATCAACATTCATTGCGTCGCGAATATAGACATGCAGGTTCTCGGCATCGATGGACAGGCCTCGGGAGGCGGGTATAACAGGCCTGCTTCGACCATCGATCCATCCACGCCGCATATTTTCACCGACGAGGAGTTCAGGACGAGCGCCGACTTCAGCGTCGCTACGATTTTGAAGAGCGGGGCGGCTTCTTTCGGGTCGGTGGTGACGGGGGCGACGAAGAAGTGGGAGGACGAGGCGCCGGAGATGCATGCGCTGGCGGAGGCGTGCGAGAAGCTGGGGGCAAGGGCGTGGCTGGCGCACACGTACCAGGAGACATCTGACTATACCGAGCCCGATGGGACGCATCGAATAGTGTGGGACAGAAAGAAGGCTGACCAGGGGTTGCAGCACGCCATCGAATTCATAAAGTACCTGAAGGGACGCGCCGATGGCCGCATCAACGGCTTTCTCTTTCCCAAACGGACGGAGCGGTGTTCCGACGATTTGCTAAAGGAGACGCTGCGCCAGTCTAAGGGCCTGGGCGGAGTCCACGTGCGGACGCATTTCGCCCACTCGCTGCAGGAGCAGCGAAACTTTAAGGCCAAGCCTGAGAACAGCAATCGGACTATGGTGGAGTGGCTGCGAGACATCGGCTTCTTGGGGCCGCAGATATGCCTGACACATTCGATATTCATAGCCGGCCATAGCGCTACTGGCGAAGAGGCGGGGGAAGACCTGGAAATCCTGGCGCACAGTAAGACCAATGTATGCCACTGCCCGGTGGTGTATGCGCGGAGCGGTGTGTTTATGGAGTCTTTCAGCCGATACGTGGCGGCGGGGATAAATATGAGCCTGGGGACTGACACCTTTCCTACCGACCTGCTGGAGGAGATGCGAGTCGGCTCACTGGTGTGCAAGGTGGTGGACAGGAAGCGAGAGTCAGGGTTGGTGAAGGAGTTTTTCGACGCGGTGACGGTGAACCCAGCCAAGGCTTTGCGTCGGGAGGACATCGGGCGGCTAGCGGTAGGTTGCAAGGCGGACGTGTCGATTTTCAACCTGCCAGTGATGGATGCGGGGCCAGTGGACGACCCGATGCGCAACCTAGTGCATCATGCCAACCGGCTGAACTGCGATACGGTGATGGTAGATGGGAAGGTGGTAGTGAAGGATGGACATGTGGCAGGGCTGGATGAGGAGGAGCTGGCGCACAAGACGCAGAAGCTGTGGGGGAAGTACAAGTCGGCGCTGGTTGGGTGGGACTATAAGAAGCGGCGCGCAGAGGAGGTGTTCCCGCCGACGCTGCCGGTGAGGCGAGGGCAGGGGAGGTAAAGGCTAGCTACCATCAAAGGCGGCTAGGACCTCTGGAAGCGCCAGGTCAGTCCATAGGGCGTATTGCTTTCCAGAAGGGTGGAGGCCGTCGCTGGCGATAAGGCTTGCGTCCTGCGCCGCTGTGCGCGATATGGGGGTTATGTCAACGTAGCGGGCACCAAGACGCAAGGTCTCATCTCGATTGATGGCGTTGAACTGGTCGATTTCACGGGCGATGAGCGTTTTGTCGCGGCTGGCGGCGAAGGGGGTGACGCCGTAGTCGGGGATGGAGAGGACGAGTACTTTGGGGGCATTGTTACCGGCCAGGGTGACGGCTCTTTCTAACAAGGCGAGGAACTGGCCGCGGTACTCATGGGGGTTACGATTCCGGTACTGGTTGTTTACGCCAATAAGGAGGGTTACGAGGTCATAAGGCGGCTGGAGGTTGGCGGTATCCATAGCTGTGGACAATTCGTCAGTGGTCCAGCCGGTGCGGGCGATGATTTGGGGGTCGGCCATGGGGAGGCCGCTGTCGCGGAGGCGACTCGCCAGCTGGACGGGCCATCGCTGGGAGGGGTCCACGCCTTCGCCGATGGTATAGGAGTCGCCGAGGGCGAGGATACGCAAGGATCCGGCGGGCGTCATGGGAGCGCTATTATCTTCGGAGCCGCCGGCGCAGGCCCCGAAGAATAAGAGCGAGAGAACCGTGAGGCATAAGAATAGGGACTTAGCCTGGCTCCACAAAGGTCAGGACCCGCTTGGGGTTCTCCACCATCATTTTATGGATATGCTTTTCGCTGACGCCGACGCTCCGCAGATATGGGAGGAACTTTTCGAGGACGAAGGAGTAGCCGGTGCCGCCGTAGGCCTTGAGCTGAATCTTTGTACACACGTCCTGGGAGAGCAGGATTTTGTCTTCGAAGCCCTCGTCGATAAGCCTGGGGATGCACTCGGAGACCAGGACATCGTTGGCGACGTCGGGGCCTTTGGGGTTGTAGCCAGGGGGGTCGGGCTTGCGGGCAACGGGGGCGACGACGCGGCCCAGGGTATCGAACTGGACGTAGCAGCCCATGTTAAGCAGCTCCAGCAGGAGGTCGATTTCGGCGGCGTAGGAGTTGCAGTGGCCGAAGATAACGCGCTGGAGGTCGGCGCCCTCTTCGGCGAACATACGGGCCACCTTGGGCTTCTCCCAGTTGAAGCCGCCGCTGTGGAGGCTGATGGCGGCGCCGGTGGCGCGGCTGGCCCAGGCGGCGGAGCGGATGAGCTTCTCTTCGTTGGGAGTTATGGGGTTGCCGTCCAGTCCGACTTCGCCGATGATGCCGGGGCGGATTCCGGTATCGTCCACACCTTCAACCAGATCTTTGATGTTCTGCTCGGCAATCTCTTCGGCGGTGAGCTTGTCCATGAAAGGAGGATGGAAGGACTTTTTGTACCAGTTGGAGCCCATGACCACGTTCAGGCCGGTGGCGTTGGACACTTTGAGGAGGGCGATGGGGTCACGGCCCAGGCCGATGCTGGTGACATCGACAACGGTGTCGCCGCCGAGGTGGCGGAAGTCAGCGACTTCTCGGATGGCGAGGTCTATATCGGTCAGGAGGAAGTTATCTTTGATGGGCTTGCGGTCACGGGCCAGGTGGAGGTTCTCGAGGGTCAGCTTTTCGTCCCAGTGGCAGGCCTCGGTGGCGGGGGCGTTGAAGGCGGGCTTCTTGTCGTGCCAGAAGTCGATGAAGATGTGCTCGTGCATAATGGTGGCGCCGAGTTTGGCGGGGTCGATGACGCCGTTTACGGATATGGCCTTGCCGGCCATGTTAGGGATTTTGCGGGGGGTGAGTTTTTTTCCGTTTGCGCGCTTAGCCATGGGGCCTCCTAAATGTCACTTCTTGTTAACTATAGAACCGATTGAGTATGGCATCTCCAACTAAGCACCACACTTTCCTCATTCGGGTCCACCATCCCCTTTATCCCCTTCCTCTTCGGGAAGGGGAAGGAAAAATAAGGAACCACAACCCCCTTTAACTCCCCCTTCGCCTTCCAGGCCGAAGGGGGAGAACCAGAATAGGAGTGGGCATGGGATTCCTCTGTCACCACTTTGTACAAAATGAGACGGTTAAATAACTACTTAGCCTTGATCCCGCCCTTGAAGACGGCGGCGACTTTTCGCAGGTCTTTTATCTCCTTGAGGGGGTTGCCGTCTACAACCAGGATGTCGGCCTCTTTGCCGGCTTCCAGCGTGCCGACGAGCCGGTCCATGCCGATGGACTTGGCGGATTCGCGGGTGGCGGAAAGGACGGCGTCCATGTTGCTCAAGCCAAGACCCGCCATGTCTTCTACTTCCCACTGGAAGTAGCCCATGGGGTAGTTGCCCCAGCCCGAGTCCGAGCCTGACACCAGCTTGACCCCCATCTCGATGTATCTCCTGCAATAATCCTGTCGGTTGTGAATGCGCCGCTTGGTGGAATCCAAGAGGGCCACCTCTGGCGGGGTGAGACCCTGGGCCTTCTGCTTGGCCTCCAGGACGGTCACGGTGGAGTTGCCGACTCGCAGGGTGGGGTTGACCCAAACGCCCTGCTTGGCGATGCGCTCCGCGACTTTGGGGTGGAACTTATAAGTGCCGTCAGGCTCATGGAAGGTGCCGTGGATAATCATGTTGACGCCAGCATCCAGGGAGTTGACCATGCCCTGGGTGGCTGAGCAGTGGGCACCCACCAGCTTGCCGAAGTTATGGGCTTCGTAAGTGAGGACACGGAGCTCGTCCACGCTGTAGGAGGGGAGGCTGGAGTAGGAGGAGCGGGTGCCGCCGCCGGTGGTCATAACTTTGATCCAGTCCACGCCTTCTTTTATCAATCGACGCACGGCTTCGCGCACACCGTCCACGCCGTCGGCCTCGCCGTTCATGGGCCAGCAGTGGCCGCCGGTGATGGTGACGGGCCGGCCGCTGATGACCATTCGGGGGCCGGGGATGAAGCCGCGCTCGATGCCCTGCTTGAGATACATAGCGGTCATATTCTTGGCGCCGTTGTCCCGGGCGGTGGTGACGCCGGACTCCAGGTGTTTGCGGGCGTTCCAGGCGGAACGGAGCATTAATATTTCGTCAGGCTCCGCGCAGCCCTCTTCGACGGCGGTGCCGTCGCCTGGGAGGTTGGTGTGGGTATGGACGTCCACCAGGCCGGGCAGGACTGTCTTACCGGTGTAGTCGAAGGTTTCCACCCGAGCGCCCTCGGGGGCTTCCAGGTCTTTTTCAGCGCCTACCCATTTAATTTTGGAGCCTTCAACAAGAATTGCGCCGCGCTCTAGGGGTTTGGCCTGTATGGAGTCGATGATTCTCGCGCCTTTGATGACTTTGAATGCGGCTGGGCTCATGATGCACCTCCCGAAGTGGACTGGTACTGGAGAACCAAAACGCCCATAACATACCCAGGGAGTGAGTAAAATGCAAGGGAGCCCAAGGAATAGGGCCGTCCGCCTACGGGGGACGGCCCTATTGTCAAAGCGTTTCTTTTCTGACTACTTAACCTGGGCCTGAATCCATTCCAGATATCGAGCGGTGCCGAAGTTGGAGAAGTTGGCCTCATGCTTGGCAATGATGGCGGGGTTGTAGGCAATGGAGGAGAAGACCCACACCAAGGGTATGCTGAAGCCCTTCTGAAGCCAGGCATCGGCAAACTTTATGGCCGCGGCGTCGCGGGTGGCTATTGTCGTGGCGGAGCGGCAGGCGGTCCAGAGTTCGTCCACCTCAGCCCACTCTCGATAACCTAGGCCCAGGGTCCAGACGAAGTTGAAGCTGATGCGATTGCAGATGGGGCTGTATCCGGGTGAGGAGCTGTACATCCAGTTAGGTGTATCAGCGGCCACAGCTTTGGCGCGGAAGTCGGCGAAGTCGTTGTCCGTTTCCAATCTGGCCGTGACGCCAATGGCGGCGAAGTATTTGACCATGGCTTCGCAGTGGCCCGGCCAGTCAGGGATAACGTTGTGGCTGCGCAGGCAGTTGAGGCGGGTTGTGAAGCCGTTGGGATAGCCGGCCTTGGCCAGCATGTCCTTGGCCTTGGCCACGTCAAAGGGGTAAGGCCAGCCGCCCTCTTTGCCGGTCTTGCCGTTGGGGCCCGGGACAGGGGCCCATCGGTCCTGCCAGTCGGTGCGCCAGGTGGGGTATTCGTCCACCAAGGGGAAGCCCTCACCATTATAGAAAACCTGGTTGAACTCAGTACGATTAATGGCGTGGTTCAACGCAACTCGGACTTCCGGCTTACGCAAGGGGTCGTTGGGGTCGTAGCCCTTACGAGCGCCGCAGGCAGACTGCCCTTGGGGCG is a genomic window of SAR202 cluster bacterium containing:
- a CDS encoding aryldialkylphosphatase; its protein translation is MAKRANGKKLTPRKIPNMAGKAISVNGVIDPAKLGATIMHEHIFIDFWHDKKPAFNAPATEACHWDEKLTLENLHLARDRKPIKDNFLLTDIDLAIREVADFRHLGGDTVVDVTSIGLGRDPIALLKVSNATGLNVVMGSNWYKKSFHPPFMDKLTAEEIAEQNIKDLVEGVDDTGIRPGIIGEVGLDGNPITPNEEKLIRSAAWASRATGAAISLHSGGFNWEKPKVARMFAEEGADLQRVIFGHCNSYAAEIDLLLELLNMGCYVQFDTLGRVVAPVARKPDPPGYNPKGPDVANDVLVSECIPRLIDEGFEDKILLSQDVCTKIQLKAYGGTGYSFVLEKFLPYLRSVGVSEKHIHKMMVENPKRVLTFVEPG
- a CDS encoding SGNH/GDSL hydrolase family protein, with product MTPAGSLRILALGDSYTIGEGVDPSQRWPVQLASRLRDSGLPMADPQIIARTGWTTDELSTAMDTANLQPPYDLVTLLIGVNNQYRNRNPHEYRGQFLALLERAVTLAGNNAPKVLVLSIPDYGVTPFAASRDKTLIAREIDQFNAINRDETLRLGARYVDITPISRTAAQDASLIASDGLHPSGKQYALWTDLALPEVLAAFDGS
- a CDS encoding amidohydrolase family protein; the protein is MSPAAFKVIKGARIIDSIQAKPLERGAILVEGSKIKWVGAEKDLEAPEGARVETFDYTGKTVLPGLVDVHTHTNLPGDGTAVEEGCAEPDEILMLRSAWNARKHLESGVTTARDNGAKNMTAMYLKQGIERGFIPGPRMVISGRPVTITGGHCWPMNGEADGVDGVREAVRRLIKEGVDWIKVMTTGGGTRSSYSSLPSYSVDELRVLTYEAHNFGKLVGAHCSATQGMVNSLDAGVNMIIHGTFHEPDGTYKFHPKVAERIAKQGVWVNPTLRVGNSTVTVLEAKQKAQGLTPPEVALLDSTKRRIHNRQDYCRRYIEMGVKLVSGSDSGWGNYPMGYFQWEVEDMAGLGLSNMDAVLSATRESAKSIGMDRLVGTLEAGKEADILVVDGNPLKEIKDLRKVAAVFKGGIKAK